GACCGCGAACCGGCAGACCTTTACGATGACGCAGGCCGCGGTAGCAACCCAGATCCATCAAGCGCTTGATCTTCATATTCACTTCACGACGCAGGTCGCCTTCGGTATTCACCTTGGCTACTTCGCCACGCAGCTGTTCGATCTGCTCGTCAGTCAGATCCTTGATTTTCGCAGCCGGATTTACACCGGTAGCGGCACAGATTTTCTGTGCAGTGGTGCGACCAACACCAAAGATGTAGGTCAGCGAGATAACAGTGTGCTTGTTATCCGGAATGTTAACGCCTGCAATACGGGCCATTCAGTGGAACTCCAATTGACAGCTACCTACGCCCCGGAAGCCAAGAAATAGGGCGCGAGATATTAACGCTGTAATAACAAATAATCAACCCGGCAGCGCACTAGCTGCCGGGCTTATCACGCGTGGTTCACACTCAGCCTTGGCGCTGCTTGTGACGCGGCTCTGCGCTGCAGATCACCCGCACGACACCTTCGCGACGGATAATTTTGCAGTTACGGCACAGCTTTTTCACCGATGCACGAACTTTCATTACCAACTCCTCGAACCTTACGGGTGGATCAGCGGAGCATGCCGCTGCCATAGCCCTTCAGGTTGGCTTTCTTCATCAGGGAATCGTACTGGTGAGACACGAGGTGCGATTGCACTTGAGACATGAAGTCCATCACAACCACGACCACGATCAGCAACGAGGTCCCGCCAAGGTAGAACGGAACGTTGGCTGCAACCACCAGGAACTGGGGCAGCAGGCACACGGCCGTCATGTACAGAGCACCGAACATGGTCAAGCGAGTCAGAACGCCATCGATATAGCGCGCAGACTGCTCGCCCGGACGGATGCCCGGAATAAAGGCACCGGACTTCTTCAGGTTTTCCGCTACGTCTTTCGGGTTGAACATCAGCGCTGTGTAGAAGAAGCAGAAGAAAATGATCCCTGCACTAAACAGCAAAATGTTCAACGGCTGACCAGGAGCGATAGCCTGCGAAATGTCCTGCAGCCAGCCCAAACCCTCGGACTGACCAAACCAGGCACCCAGCGAGGCCGGGAACAGCAGAAGGCTGCTAGCGAAGATGGCCGGGATTACGCCCGCCATGTTCACCTTCAACGGCAAGTGGCTGGTCTGCGCAGCAAAGACCTTGCGGCCCTGCTGACGCTTGGCGTAGTGCACCGCAATGCGACGCTGACCACGCTCGATGAACACCACAAAACCGATGATCGCTACTGCCAACAGGCCGATGGCGATCAGAGCGAAGATGTTGATATCGCCCTGGCGAGCAGACTCGAAAGACTGCCCGATTGCCGACGGCAGACCGGCTACGATGCCCGCAAAAATCAGCATCGAGATACCGTTACCGACACCGCGCTCAGTGATCTGCTCGCCCAGCCACATCATGAACATCGCGCCCGCCACGAAAGTGGTGACCGCCACGAAGTGGAAGCCGAAATCGCCCGAGAACGCAACGCCCTGGCTAGCCAGACCAGCGGACATACCGATGGCCTGAACGAACGCCAGGACGAGTGTGCCGTAGCGGGTGTACTGGCTGATCTTGCGACGGCCAGCTTCACCTTCCTTCTTCAACTGCTCCAGCTGCGGGCTGACGGCGGTCATCAGCTGCATGATGATCGATGCCGAGATGTACGGCATGATCCCCAGTGCAAAGATGCTCATCCGCTCCAGCGCGCCGCCGGAAAACATGTTGAACAAGCTAAGAATGGTCCCCTCATTCTGTCGAAACAGATCGGCCAGACGGTCAGGGTTTATACCGGGAACTGGGATATGCGCGCCGATTCGATAGACGATGATCGCCATGAACAGAAAACGCAGACGAGCCCAGAGTTCGGACAACCCGCCACCAGCCAGAGCAGAGAGAGCACCTTGCTTAGCCATTTATTCCTCGAACTTACCGCCAGCTGCTTCGATAGCCGCACGCGCACCTTTGGTGGCAGCGATACCTTTCAGGGTGACCGCACGGGTAACCTCACCGGACAGCATGATTTTCACACGCTGCACGTGCTGGCCAACCAGATTGGCATCCTTCAGAGCCTGCAGAGTTACAACACCCTCTACCTTGTTCAGCTCGGAGGTACGCACTTCGGCGCGATCCATAGCCTTCAGGGAGACGAAGCCGAACTTCGGCAGACGGCGGTGCAGCGGCTGCTGACCACCCTCGAAGCCCGGAGCGATGGAGCCACCGGAGCGGGAGGTCTGACCTTTGTGGCCACGGCCACCAGTCTTACCCAGACCGCTACCGATGCCACGGCCCGGACGGTGCTTCTCGCGACGGGCACCCGGCGCGGAACGCAGATCGTTCAGTTGCATGATTAACCCTCCACCTTCAGCAGGTAGTAAGCCTTGTTGATCATGCCGCGGTTTTCCGGAGTATCCAGAACCTCTACGGTGTGACCGATGCGACGCAGGCCCAGGCCCTTGACGCAAGCTTTGTGATTGGCCAGACGGCCATTGGTGCTCTTGATCAGAGTCACTTTGACGGTATTAGCCATGGTTAGAGAATCTCCTCGACGCTCTTGCCACGCTTGGCTGCAACGGATGCTGGAGACTGCATGGTCTTCAGACCCTTGAAGGTGGCATGAACCACGTTCACCGGATTGGTCGAGCCGTAGCACTTGGCCAGAACGTTCTGCACACCAGCCACTTCCAGAACGGCACGCATGGCGCCGCCGGCGATGATACCGGTACCTTCGGACGCCGGCTGCATGTACACCTTGGAGGCGCCATGAGCGGACTTGACCGGGTACTGCAGAGTGGTGCCGTTCAGATCAACTTGGATCATGTTACGACGAGCAGCTTCCATCGCTTTCTGGATAGCAGCTGGAACTTCACGGGATTTGCCACGGCCGAAACCGACGCGACCCTTACCATCACCCACCACGGTCAGCGCGGTGAAAGTGAAGATACGGCCACCCTTTACGGTCTTGGCAACGCGGTTAACCTGAACCAGCTTCTCGATGTAGCCTTCGTCGCGCTTTTGGTCGTTATTTGCCATAACTTAGAACTCCAGCCCGCCTTCACGAGCAGCATCAGCCAGCGCCTTGACGCGGCCGTGGTACTTGAAGCCAGAACGGTCGAATGCCACCTGGGTCACACCAGCGGCTTTCGCACGCTCAGCAACCAGCGCACCAACTTTCTTGGCTGCGTCGACGTTGCCGGTGGCGCCATCACGCAGTGCTTTGTCCAAGGTAGAGGCGCTGGCCAGAACCTTGCTGCCGTCGGCCGAGATGACCTGGGCGTAGATGTGCTGCGAAGAGCGGTACACGCACAGACGCACGGCTTCGAGCTCGTGCATTTTCAGGCGTGCTTTGCGAGCGCGACGCAGACGAGTAACTTTTTTGTCGGTCATTTTTCAGCCCCTTACTTCTTCTTGGCTTCTTTACGACGGACAACTTCATCCGCGTAACGAACGCCTTTGCCCTTGTAGGGCTCAGGACGACGGAAGTCACGGATTTCCGCAGCCACCTGACCCACCAGTTGCTTGTCGATACCCTTGATCAGGATTTCGGTCTGGTTCGGGGTTTCAGCCACGACGCCTTCCGGCAGTTCGTAGTCGATCGGGTGGGAGAAGCCCAGTGCGAGGTTCAGCACCTGGCCTTTGGCTTGAGCTTTGTAGCCCACGCCGACCAGCTGCAGCTTACGCTCGAAGCCTTGGCTGACACCGATGACCATGTTGTTCACCAGGGCGCGAGTAGTACCGGCCATAGCGCGGTTCTGCTGGTCGCCATTACGAGCGGCGAAACGCAGTTCGCTACCTTCCTGGATCACTTCAACGGACGAGTGAACATTCAGTTCCAGAGCGCCCTTGGCACCCTTGACCGAGAGCTGCTGACCGGCGAGTTTGATCTCGACACCAGCTGGCAGCACTACGGGGTTCTTAGCAACGCGAGACATGCTTATCCCCCCCTTAGAACACGGTGCAGAGCACTTCGCCGCCGACACCGGCAGCGCGCGCAGCGCGATCCGTCATCACACCTTTGTTGGTGGAGACGATGGAAACACCGAGACCGCCGCGAACCTTCGGCAGGTCATCGACGGATTTGTACTGACGAAGGCCAGGACGGCTCACGCGCTTGACTTCCTCGATGACCGGACGGCCTTCGAAGTACTTCAGCTCGATGGACAGTTGTGGCTTGGCTTCACCATTGACTTCATAACCCGCAATGTAACCTTCGTCTTTGAGAACTTTGGCTACGGCAACCTTCAGAGTGGAAGAAGGCATGCTTACGACGGACTTTTCAGCCATCTGGGCATTACGGATACGAGTTAGCATGTCCGCTAACGGGTCCTGCATACTCATGGGCTAGACGCTCCTGATACAAAAAGAACAGCCCGAGGGCTGTGGGATCATCCAAAAGCTCGGCATGGAAATGCCAGGCTCAGGAGAGCCGGACATTCTAGAGACCGATCAAAAATGAAGCAAGCCCCAAAAGGGGCTTGTTCAATAAAAGGCAAAGCCGGCACAAGGCCGGCTTTGCTTTTAGCGACTGCTGATTACCAGCTGGCTTTCACCAGACCCGGTACGTCACCGCGCATGGCGGCTTCGCGCAGCTTGTTACGCGACAGACCGAACTTGCGATAAACGCCGTGCGGACGGCCGGTGATGCGGCAACGGTTACGCAGGCGCGAGGCGCTGGCGTCACGTGGTTGCTTCTGCAGAGCGACCTGGGCTTCCCAACGCGCTTCCGGACTGGTGTTCGGATTAGCGATGGTAGCTTTCAGCTCGGCACGCTTCTTGGCGTACTTGGCAACCGTTTGCTGACGCTTCAGCTCGCGGTTCTTCATGCTTGTCTTGGCCATTGTCCAGGACTCCGATCAGTTGCGGAACGGGAAGTTGAAAGCACGCAGCAGAGCGCGGCCTTCATCATCGTTACGGGCAGTGGTAGTCAGGGTGATGTCCAGACCACGCAGCGCATCGATTTTGTCGTAATCGATTTCCGGGAAGATGATCTGCTCTTTCACGCCCATGCTGTAGTTGCCACGGCCATCGAAGGACTTGGCATTCAGGCCGCGGAAGTCACGCACGCGCGGCAGGGAGATGGACAGCAGACGATCCAGGAACTCGTACATACGCTCGCGACGCAGAGTGACCTTGACGCCAATCGGCCAACCTTCACGAACCTTGAAACCTGCGATCGACTTACGGGCATGAGTCACAACGACTTTCTGACCGGTGATCTTCTCGAGGTCGGCTACAGCGTTTTCGATGATCTTCTTGTCACCGATAGCTTCGCCCAGGCCCATGTTCAGGGTGATCTTGGTGATGCGCGGAACTTCCATCACGTTCGCCAGCTTCAGTTCTTCCTTCAGCTTGGGCGCGATTTCCTTCCGGTAAATCTCTTTCAGTCGTGCCATGGTATTTACCTACGGATTCTCAAGCGCCAACCG
The genomic region above belongs to Pseudomonas sediminis and contains:
- the rpsM gene encoding 30S ribosomal protein S13 — translated: MARIAGVNIPDNKHTVISLTYIFGVGRTTAQKICAATGVNPAAKIKDLTDEQIEQLRGEVAKVNTEGDLRREVNMKIKRLMDLGCYRGLRHRKGLPVRGQRTKTNARTRKGPRKPIRK
- the rpmJ gene encoding 50S ribosomal protein L36, whose protein sequence is MKVRASVKKLCRNCKIIRREGVVRVICSAEPRHKQRQG
- the secY gene encoding preprotein translocase subunit SecY; this translates as MAKQGALSALAGGGLSELWARLRFLFMAIIVYRIGAHIPVPGINPDRLADLFRQNEGTILSLFNMFSGGALERMSIFALGIMPYISASIIMQLMTAVSPQLEQLKKEGEAGRRKISQYTRYGTLVLAFVQAIGMSAGLASQGVAFSGDFGFHFVAVTTFVAGAMFMMWLGEQITERGVGNGISMLIFAGIVAGLPSAIGQSFESARQGDINIFALIAIGLLAVAIIGFVVFIERGQRRIAVHYAKRQQGRKVFAAQTSHLPLKVNMAGVIPAIFASSLLLFPASLGAWFGQSEGLGWLQDISQAIAPGQPLNILLFSAGIIFFCFFYTALMFNPKDVAENLKKSGAFIPGIRPGEQSARYIDGVLTRLTMFGALYMTAVCLLPQFLVVAANVPFYLGGTSLLIVVVVVMDFMSQVQSHLVSHQYDSLMKKANLKGYGSGMLR
- the rplO gene encoding 50S ribosomal protein L15, producing the protein MQLNDLRSAPGARREKHRPGRGIGSGLGKTGGRGHKGQTSRSGGSIAPGFEGGQQPLHRRLPKFGFVSLKAMDRAEVRTSELNKVEGVVTLQALKDANLVGQHVQRVKIMLSGEVTRAVTLKGIAATKGARAAIEAAGGKFEE
- the rpmD gene encoding 50S ribosomal protein L30; this translates as MANTVKVTLIKSTNGRLANHKACVKGLGLRRIGHTVEVLDTPENRGMINKAYYLLKVEG
- the rpsE gene encoding 30S ribosomal protein S5, which encodes MANNDQKRDEGYIEKLVQVNRVAKTVKGGRIFTFTALTVVGDGKGRVGFGRGKSREVPAAIQKAMEAARRNMIQVDLNGTTLQYPVKSAHGASKVYMQPASEGTGIIAGGAMRAVLEVAGVQNVLAKCYGSTNPVNVVHATFKGLKTMQSPASVAAKRGKSVEEIL
- the rplR gene encoding 50S ribosomal protein L18; its protein translation is MTDKKVTRLRRARKARLKMHELEAVRLCVYRSSQHIYAQVISADGSKVLASASTLDKALRDGATGNVDAAKKVGALVAERAKAAGVTQVAFDRSGFKYHGRVKALADAAREGGLEF
- the rplF gene encoding 50S ribosomal protein L6, yielding MSRVAKNPVVLPAGVEIKLAGQQLSVKGAKGALELNVHSSVEVIQEGSELRFAARNGDQQNRAMAGTTRALVNNMVIGVSQGFERKLQLVGVGYKAQAKGQVLNLALGFSHPIDYELPEGVVAETPNQTEILIKGIDKQLVGQVAAEIRDFRRPEPYKGKGVRYADEVVRRKEAKKK
- the rpsH gene encoding 30S ribosomal protein S8, which encodes MSMQDPLADMLTRIRNAQMAEKSVVSMPSSTLKVAVAKVLKDEGYIAGYEVNGEAKPQLSIELKYFEGRPVIEEVKRVSRPGLRQYKSVDDLPKVRGGLGVSIVSTNKGVMTDRAARAAGVGGEVLCTVF
- the rpsN gene encoding 30S ribosomal protein S14, with translation MAKTSMKNRELKRQQTVAKYAKKRAELKATIANPNTSPEARWEAQVALQKQPRDASASRLRNRCRITGRPHGVYRKFGLSRNKLREAAMRGDVPGLVKASW
- the rplE gene encoding 50S ribosomal protein L5 — encoded protein: MARLKEIYRKEIAPKLKEELKLANVMEVPRITKITLNMGLGEAIGDKKIIENAVADLEKITGQKVVVTHARKSIAGFKVREGWPIGVKVTLRRERMYEFLDRLLSISLPRVRDFRGLNAKSFDGRGNYSMGVKEQIIFPEIDYDKIDALRGLDITLTTTARNDDEGRALLRAFNFPFRN